In one window of Mercurialis annua linkage group LG4, ddMerAnnu1.2, whole genome shotgun sequence DNA:
- the LOC126679064 gene encoding anaphase-promoting complex subunit 10: protein MATESSEGEEEGKITGGNQHLVVDDDLREMGKKAAWSVSSCKPGNGVSSLRDDNLDSFWQSDGAQPHLVNIQFQKKVKLQLVVLYVDFKIDESYTPSKITIRAGDGFHNLKEIKTVELVKPTGWVYLSLSGNEPRETFVNTFMLQITILSNHLNGRDTHVRQIKVYGPRPNPIPHQPFQFTSREFITYSSVR from the exons ATGGCTACAGAGTCATCAGAGGGAGAAGAAGAAGGGAAGATTACAGGAGGGAATCAACATCTGGTTGTAGATGATGACCTCCGAGAAATGGGCAAAAAAGCTGCTTGGAGTGTTAGCTCTTGCAAACCCGGAAATGGTGTCTCGTCTCTTAGAGATGACAATCTTGATTCCTTTTGGCA ATCGGATGGCGCACAGCCTCATTTGGTGAACATTCAATTTCAGAAGAAAGTCAAACTGCAA TTGGTTGTACTCTATGTGGATTTCAAGATTGATGAGAGCTATACGCCCAGTAAGATCACTATCCGCGCTGGTGATGGGTTCCATAACTTGAAG GAGATCAAGACCGTGGAGCTTGTCAAGCCAACTGGTTGGGTTTACCTGTCGTTATCTGGGAACGAACCTAG GGAAACATTCGTGAATACATTCATGTTACAAATTACAATATTATCGAATCATCTTAATGGAAGGGATACTCATGTTCGTCAGATCAAAGTTTATGGGCCTCGACC GAATCCGATTCCCCATCAACCTTTTCAATTTACTTCAAGAGAGTTTATCACATACTCGTCCGTGCGATGA